The Faecalibacterium sp. I3-3-33 DNA window TTGGTGTTGTCATGAAACAAATCAGCAATGGTAAGTATATTACGGTCGTTGTGACTTACTGATTTGTAATTTGAAATCTCTGCAAACGCCGCTGACGAAAAGTCGGCGGCGTTTTTGTGTGGTTCGTGCATTGACAGCCGTCGCCTGCGGGGTTACACTGCTTTTATGGCAGATCGCGTGGTCTGCCGGGGTATTTATTATTTACAGGAGGGCAAAACCTATGAAATGCATCAAAAAACTGGTTGCGCTTACGCTGGCTGCGGTGCTGGCGCTGACCATGCTCACCGCTTGCGGCGGTACATCTGCCCCGTCGGCTCCGCTCCACGAAACAAGCAAGGAGGTCAGAACGCAGGTTTTGAACGGTTTGAATAAAACGCGTGCAGAGCTTGGAAAGCCGGACTTGAAAGAAAATGCAGAAGTGGACCTTCTGGCAGAACGCTATATGGCAGCATTGAAAAAGTGCGGTGCAAACTGGAACGATACTGATATGAAAAATACGCGAAGCGAGCTTGTAGAAGAAGCTCGTGCGCTGAAAATTGATGGTGCAGAGGTCACCATCACCATGGCACAGGTACGCTATACAGAAGGAACCGACAAGCCGCTGGTAGACGGCGGCTATTTTGGTCTTGATAAGACCGAGGCAGACTATGTCGGCATCGCAGTAGATAATATCGGAAGCAAGACCTATACGATCGCATGGCTCATCAAGACGGCGTCCTGATAAGTTAAAAAACAGATATAAAATAAAACACCCCGGCCGGGCGGTTTTACCGCTTGGCCGGGGTGCTGTTTTGCAAGAAATAATTACTGCTCGTTTTCGTAGATCTTGATATAGCGCGGGGCGCTTTTATCCTGCCAGAGCAGCAGAATGGCGGTCAGGGCGACAGCCAGTGTGGTGAGGACGGCGAGCAGAGCTTTGAGAACTTTCATGGTTTGGTGCCTCCTTGTGAAGTTCGGGAGCGGAGCGGGGGACGTTCCGCCTGTCATGTTAGGTATAGTATAGCATATTCCCGCAGTAAAGGCAAACGGCAGAGAGGGGAGAACAAAAAGAAAAATACGGTGGTTAGTCAAAACTAATTGACGAAAACGAATAAGAAAGTTCAGGAAAATTCATCATTTGGGGCGTGATGTCGTTGACTTCCCGCGCCAAAATGATACAATAAGTGTGTTAAGCAGCTGCTGTCCCTGTACCAGTGCGCCTGCATGGGCGTGGGGATAGCAATTCAAGCAGAATGGGGGATTTGAAATCCATGTTGAACAAGCTGAAACGTGCGGCGCTTGGCGCGCATACGCCGCATGACAAGGCAACTGCTGCAAGCAAACCTGTCCCGATGCCTCTGCCCGCGCAGGTACGCATCCTTATGAGCCAGCACATTGGCGCACCCGCCAAGGCACTGGTGAAAAAAGGCGATGAAGTGTTCGTCGGCACCAAGATCGGTGAGGCGGGCGGCTTTGTCTCCGCAAACATCCACTCCAGCGTTTCCGGTATGGTAGCTGCAGTGGAAGCTTTCCGTCTGTCCAATGGCCGTATGTGCGATTCTGTTGTCATCAAGACCGATGGCAAGCAGACCGTAGACCCGGCCGTCAAGGCACCGGAAGTCACCGATAAGGCAAGCTTCCTTGCTGCCGTGCGCGAGTGCGGTCTGGTCGGTCTGGGCGGCGCAGGCTTCCCCACCGATGTGAAGCTGCAGCCCAAGCAGCCGGTGGATACTTTACTGATCAACGCCTCCGAGTGCGAGGTGTGGCTGACCAGCGATACGCAGGAGATGCTGGAGTGCAGCGATGATATCATCCGCGGCATCAAGGCTGTGCTGCAGTATACCGGCATCCCGAAGTGCATCATTGGTATTGAGAACAACAAGCCCGAGTGCATCGACCTGCTGTGCAAAAAGACCAAGGACGACAGCGCTATTGAGGTAAAGCCCCTGCCCAGTGTCTACGGCACCGGCGCAGAGCTGATCCTGATCGAGAAGTGCCTCGGCCGCGAGGTGCCCCACGGCGGTCTGCCCGCTGATGCAGGCGCTATCGTGATGAACGTGACCAGCGTTTCCACGCTGGGCAAGTATCTGGCTACCGGTATGCCGGTGGTCCAGCGTACCATCACCGTGGACGGCGATGCCTGCGCAAAGCCCCAGAACGTTGTTGTGCCCGTGGGCACCGCCTATCAGGACATTCTGGACTATGTGGGCGTCAAGGGCGAACTGGGCAAGGTGGTTGCCGGCGGTGCCATGATGGGCCCCGCTGTGGAGAACCTTTCCTACCCCACCACCAAGACCACTTCCGGTCTGATCCTGCTGAGCAAGGCAGCTGCACAGCCCGCACAGGTCAACCCCTGCATCCGCTGCGGCCGCTGCGTGGAGTACTGCCCCATGGGTCTGGAGCCTGTGGAGGTCAATCAGGCCTACGCCGCCCGCGATGTGCAGGAGCTGGGCAAGCTGCACGCTGACTACTGCTTCAACTGCGGCAGCTGCTCCTTCGTCTGCCCGGCAAAGCGCCCGGTCACCCAGATGATGAGTCTGGCCAAGGCCTTCTATCTTGGCGAAATCAAAAAAGGAGGCAATAAGTAATGGATACGAAGCTTATTGTTTCGGCTTCCCCGCACGTCCGCAGTGACGAGACCACCCAGAGCCTGATGGCCAACGTGATCGTTGCACTGTGCCCCTGCGTGGTTGCCTCTGCGATCATTTTCGGCGTGCGCGCCCTGCTGGTCACCGCCGTTTCCGTGGTAGCCTGTGTGGTCTTTGAGTGGCTGTACTGCAAGCTGCTGAAGCGTGCAAACCCCATCAGCGACCTGTCCGCTGTGGTCACCGGCATCATTCTGGCTATGAACGTGCCTGTGGGTATGCCCATCGGTCAGCTGATCATCGGCGATCTGGTGGCCATCATCGTTGTCAAGCAGCTGTTCGGCGGCATTGGCATGAACTTTGCAAACCCCGCTCTGGTGGGCCGTATCGTGCTGTTCATCAGCTTTGCCGGCTCCATGAATAAGTGGGTGTTCCCGGATGCAGCAGTGGATCAGCTGTCCAAGGCTACCCCGCTGGCTGTGGCAGATCCTTCCAAGCTGAGCCTGCTGGACCTGTTCATGGGCATCCACGGCGGTGTGCTGGGCGAGACCTGCGCACTGGCCATCGTGCTGGGTCTTATCTATCTGGTGGCTACCAAGACCATCAGCATCGCCATCCCGGCTTCCTACGTTGGCAGCGTGTTCGTGTTCTACCTGATCGCTACCAAGGATCTGCACAGCGCACTGGTTGCCGTGCTGAGCGGCGGCCTGCTGTTCGGTGCTGTGTTCATGGCTACCGACTACGTTACCAGCCCCTTTACCCTGAAGGGCAAGCTGGTGTACGGCGTTTGCCTTGGCATCGTTACCTTTGCCATCCGCTACTGGGGCAGCTACACCGAGGGCGTGTCCTTCGCACTGCTGTTCATGAACCTGTGGGTCCCGTACATCAATGATCTGACCCGTCAGACCCCGTATGGCTATGTGAAGCCTGCAAAGAAAGCGAAGGAGGGTGCTGGCAAATGAGTAAGACTGCAAATTCCAGCTGGGAAACCACCGGTAAGCCCATCGTTGTGCTGACCGTCATCTCTCTGATCGTCAGCCTGCTGCTGGCTCTGGTGAACGGCATGACCGCTCCCGTTATCAAGGAGAACACCCGCCGCACCACGCTGGCTGCTTATGTCAGCGTGATGCCCTCTGTTTCTGACGCAGCTACGCTGGAGGAAGTTACCGATTACACCACCGCCAACGTTACCGGCGTGGTAAAGGCTCCGGACGGCGGCATTGCCATCAAGGCCGAGGAAAAGGGCTTTGACGGCGGCATCCTGACCGTCATCATGGGCTTCGACGCCAACGGCGCCGAGACCGGCATCTGGGTGGACGCTTCTACCCAGACCAAGGGCATCGGCTCCAATGTGTCCACCGATGACTTCCTGGCACAGTTCAACGGCATGGACGGCACCAAGAACATTGTGATGAATCAGGATTTCGATGCGTACAGTGGCGCAACCATTTCGTCCACCGCTCTGTTTGCTGCCATCAATGATTGTATCAACTGCTTCAACGAGCTGGCATAAAAGGAGGTTGGTAAGAAATGGCACAAGAAAATAAGTCCAAGGTAAGCATCCTTACCAACGGCATCATCAAAGAAAACCCTGTTCTGCGTCTGGTTCTGGGCACCTGCTCCATTCTGGCCGTTACCACGGCAGTTTCCAGCGCACTGGGCATGGGCGCCGCCTTCACCTTCGTGCTGGTGTGCTCCAATATCATGATCTCCCTGCTGCGGAAAGTCATCCCCGGCAAGGTGCATCTGCCCTGCTACATCGTTATCATTGCAGGCTTTGTGACCATCGTGCAGATGTTCATGCAGGCCTACATGGAAAGCCTGTACAACGCTCTGGGCGTGTTCCTGCCCCTGATCGTTGTCAACTGTATCATTCTGGGCCGTGCCGAGATGTTCGCCTGCAAGAACAATGTGGTGGATTCCGCACTGGACGGCGTGGGCATGGGTCTCGGCTACACCCTCACCGCTACTCTGATGGCCTCCATCCGTGAGATTCTGGGCAGCGGCACCTGGCTGGGCTTCCAGATCATTCCGGAAAGCGTTGCCAAGATGTCCATCATGACGCAGGCTCCCGGTGCATTCTTCTGCTACGGCATCCTGATGGCAGGCTGCATCTGGCTGGAAGGCAAGCTGGACGCCCGTATCGAGCGCAAGAGCTGCTGTGATCTTGACAATCTGAAGAAGGAGGCGGAATAAGATGCTCGTCAAACTCGCTGCGATCTTCTTCAGCATGATCCTTGTCAACAACTATGTGCTGGTGAAGTTCTACGGTATCTGCCCGTTCCTGGGCGTTTCCAAAAAGCTGGATTCCGCTGTTGGTATGTCCGGTGCTGTCATCTTCGTCATGTTCATGGCAACGGCCGTTACCTTCCCCATCCAGATCTTCATTCTGGACCCGGCTGGTCTGAGCTACCTGCAGACCATCGTGTTCATTCTGGTCATCGCTGTGCTGGTGCAGTTCATCGAGATCTTCCTCAAGAAGTACGTCGTTGCACTGTATAACTCGCTGGGCGTTTATCTGCCCCTGATCACCACCAACTGCTGCGTGCTGGCTGTTACCATTCTGGTCGTGGGCGACTACGGCGCAGATGTGGCTGCACACGGTTTCGGCTACGCCTACATCGAGGCTCTGATCTGCGCCATCGGCGCAGGCTGCGGCTTTATGCTGGCTATGGTCATGTTCAGCGGCGTGCGTAAGCGCGTGGAAGCCTGCGATCCCCCGGCACCCTTCAAGGGCCTGCCCATCACCCTGATCGCAGCTGCAATCACCAGCCTGTCCTTCATGGGCTTCGGCGGCATCGTCGAAAACCTGTTCAATGTTACGCTGTAAGGGAGGAACAGGACTATGAATATTGTATCTGCTGTTATCCTGTGCACCATCGTGGGCGCTGTGGGTGCTATCATTCTGGTAGCCGCCGCAAAGTTCATGGCGGTGGAGGAAGACCCCCGCATTGAGGAAGTTTCTGCCTGTCTGGCCGGCGCAAACTGCGGCGGCTG harbors:
- a CDS encoding FMN-binding protein, translating into MSKTANSSWETTGKPIVVLTVISLIVSLLLALVNGMTAPVIKENTRRTTLAAYVSVMPSVSDAATLEEVTDYTTANVTGVVKAPDGGIAIKAEEKGFDGGILTVIMGFDANGAETGIWVDASTQTKGIGSNVSTDDFLAQFNGMDGTKNIVMNQDFDAYSGATISSTALFAAINDCINCFNELA
- a CDS encoding RnfABCDGE type electron transport complex subunit D, with the protein product MDTKLIVSASPHVRSDETTQSLMANVIVALCPCVVASAIIFGVRALLVTAVSVVACVVFEWLYCKLLKRANPISDLSAVVTGIILAMNVPVGMPIGQLIIGDLVAIIVVKQLFGGIGMNFANPALVGRIVLFISFAGSMNKWVFPDAAVDQLSKATPLAVADPSKLSLLDLFMGIHGGVLGETCALAIVLGLIYLVATKTISIAIPASYVGSVFVFYLIATKDLHSALVAVLSGGLLFGAVFMATDYVTSPFTLKGKLVYGVCLGIVTFAIRYWGSYTEGVSFALLFMNLWVPYINDLTRQTPYGYVKPAKKAKEGAGK
- the rsxE gene encoding electron transport complex subunit RsxE, with the protein product MAQENKSKVSILTNGIIKENPVLRLVLGTCSILAVTTAVSSALGMGAAFTFVLVCSNIMISLLRKVIPGKVHLPCYIVIIAGFVTIVQMFMQAYMESLYNALGVFLPLIVVNCIILGRAEMFACKNNVVDSALDGVGMGLGYTLTATLMASIREILGSGTWLGFQIIPESVAKMSIMTQAPGAFFCYGILMAGCIWLEGKLDARIERKSCCDLDNLKKEAE
- a CDS encoding electron transport complex protein RnfA; its protein translation is MLVKLAAIFFSMILVNNYVLVKFYGICPFLGVSKKLDSAVGMSGAVIFVMFMATAVTFPIQIFILDPAGLSYLQTIVFILVIAVLVQFIEIFLKKYVVALYNSLGVYLPLITTNCCVLAVTILVVGDYGADVAAHGFGYAYIEALICAIGAGCGFMLAMVMFSGVRKRVEACDPPAPFKGLPITLIAAAITSLSFMGFGGIVENLFNVTL
- a CDS encoding RnfABCDGE type electron transport complex subunit C — its product is MLNKLKRAALGAHTPHDKATAASKPVPMPLPAQVRILMSQHIGAPAKALVKKGDEVFVGTKIGEAGGFVSANIHSSVSGMVAAVEAFRLSNGRMCDSVVIKTDGKQTVDPAVKAPEVTDKASFLAAVRECGLVGLGGAGFPTDVKLQPKQPVDTLLINASECEVWLTSDTQEMLECSDDIIRGIKAVLQYTGIPKCIIGIENNKPECIDLLCKKTKDDSAIEVKPLPSVYGTGAELILIEKCLGREVPHGGLPADAGAIVMNVTSVSTLGKYLATGMPVVQRTITVDGDACAKPQNVVVPVGTAYQDILDYVGVKGELGKVVAGGAMMGPAVENLSYPTTKTTSGLILLSKAAAQPAQVNPCIRCGRCVEYCPMGLEPVEVNQAYAARDVQELGKLHADYCFNCGSCSFVCPAKRPVTQMMSLAKAFYLGEIKKGGNK